In the genome of Limanda limanda chromosome 15, fLimLim1.1, whole genome shotgun sequence, one region contains:
- the dhx32b gene encoding putative pre-mRNA-splicing factor ATP-dependent RNA helicase DHX32, with product MERDVTSLSGEEYSEGKLCSDAESLSQGDKDYDDILELNQFDGLPYSSRFYKLLKERKELPVWKAKCEFMDTLAKGRFVVVSGSAQSGRSSQIPQWCAEFCLSARFQHGMVVCTQVDTQQAVDLALRVADEMDVNIGHEVGYSIPLETCCTNDSVLRYCTDDMLLREMMSDPLLEHYGVVVVDQAHQRTVATDVLQGLLKDVALQRPELRVVLLTSDEPGPKQLAHFTGSAAPLIRLESPGAGEVVYSSTGDGYFCSALRLVLEIHRCEEEGDVVVFLVTAQEIDLAHDILSHEGQSSPPDLGELLPVAVHPGQPGDLPLLGEEETGRTRRVFLTSSPNEDFFWAVGSIRFVIDAGLEKRFVYNPRIRTNSVITQPISTGQAQSRKQLADPTGKCFCLYPEDRQLPAEARPHIMESDITSTVLFLKRMEIAGLGHCDFIDRPDPGGLMQALEELDYLAALDNDGNLSEMGIIMSEIPLKPQMAKTLLASCEFDCVREVVIIAAMLTAPSCFVVPSADLKPEATQCHLKFQHPEGDHFTLINIFKAFKKSQVDPHCSVEKWCQDSFLNHTSLLMADALRVELLDTLKRIELPVSMPAFGSRRNTFNVKRALLAGFFMQVARDVDGSGNYFIMTHKHVAQIHPLSGYGAKSPKLGLPDWVLFHEHSFSEDNCLRTATHIKPEEFIQMAPQYFFYNLPPSESKDILQNILNHSHYREEKPSPSQETPQEDQTSDRCVVQ from the exons ATGGAGCGGGACGTCACCAGTTTATCAGGAGAGGAGTATTCTGAGGGGAAGCTGTGCTCAGACGCAGAATCCCTGAGTCAAGGGGACAAAGACTATGATGACATCTTGGAGCTCAATCAGTTTGACGGACTGCCGTACTCCTCCAGGTTTTACAAACTgctgaaggagagaaaagagctgCCAGTGTGGAAGGCAAAATGTGAATTCATGGACACTCTGGCCAAGGGACGCTTTGTCGTTGTCAGTGGATCTGCTCAAAGTGGGAGAAGCTCTCAA ATTCCCCAGTGGTGTGCCGAGTTCTGCCTGTCAGCCCGGTTCCAGCACGGCATGGTGGTGTGCACCCAGGTGGACACGCAGCAGGCCGTGGATCTGGCCTTGCGGGTGGCGGACGAGATGGACGTCAACATTGGTCACGAAGTGGGCTACAGCATCCCTTTGGAAACCTGCTGCACCAACGACTCCGTCCTCAG GTACTGCACTGATGACATGCTGCTGAGAGAGATGATGTCGGACCCGTTGCTGGAGCACTACggcgtggtggtggtggaccaggCCCACCAGAGGACCGTGGCCACGGACGTGCTGCAGGGCCTGCTGAAGGACGTCGCCCTCCAGAGGCCCGAGCTCCGGGTGGTCCTGCTCACCTCGGACGAGCCCGGCCCCAAGCAGCTGGCCCACTTCACCGGGTCGGCCGCTCCTCTGATCCGCCTGGAGAGCCCCGGGGCAGGGGAGGTGGTGTACAGCAGCACAGGGGACGGCTACTTCTGCTCCGCTCTGCGTCTGGTGCTGGAGATCCACcggtgtgaggaggagggagatgtgGTAGTGTTCCTGGTGACGGCTCAG GAGATAGATCTGGCTCATGACATCCTGAGCCATGAGGGGCAAAGCTCACCCCCCGACCTGGGTGAGCTCCTGCCTGTTGCTGTGCACCCGGGTCAGCCTGGGGATCTGCCACTcctgggggaggaggagacgggtcggACCCGCAGAGTCTTCCTCACATCCAGCCCGAACGAGGACTTCTTCTGGGCTGTTGGCTCCATACGATTTGTCATTGATGCCGGGCTTGAGAAAAGATTT GTTTATAACCCCAGGATCAGAACGAACTCGGTCAtcactcagccaatcagcacGGGTCAAGCCCAGAGCCGCAAACAGCTTGCGGATCCAACAG GCAAGTGTTTCTGTCTGTACCCGGAGGACAGACAGCTTCCTGCGGAGGCACGACCACATATCATGGAGTCTGACATCACCTCCACTGTGCTCTTCCTCAAGAGGATGGAGATCGCTGGGCTGGGCCACTGCGACTTCATCGACAGGCCGG ACCCTGGAGGCCTGATGCAGGCTCTGGAGGAGCTAGACTACCTGGCAGCTCTTGACAATGATGGCAACCTGTCTGAGATGGGCATCATCATGTCCGAGATCCCCCTGAAGCCCCAAATGGCCAAGACTCTGCTCGCCTCCTGTGAGTTTGACTGTGTCCGTGAGGTGGTCATCATCGCTGCTATGCTAACAG CCCCTTCCTGCTTCGTGGTTCCCTCCGCGGACCTGAAACCAGAAGCGACCCAGTGCCACTTGAAGTTCCAGCACCCGGAGGGAGACCACTTCACACTCATCAATATCTTCAAGGCCTTTAAAAAGTCTCAGGTGGATCCAC ACTGTAGCGTTGAGAAGTGGTGTCAGGACTCCTTCCTGAACCACACCTCTCTGTTGATGGCTGACGCTCTCCGCGTGGAGCTCCTCGACACCCTGAAGAGGATTGAGCTGCCCGTCTCGATGCCGGCGTTCGGTTCCCGAAGAAACACCTTCAATGTGAAGAGAGCCCTGCTGGCAGGTTTCTTCATGCAG GTGGCGCGGGATGTCGATGGATCAGGGAACTACTTCATCATGACCCATAAGCACGTGGCACAGATTCATCCTCTGTCTGGATACGGAGCAAAGAGCCCCAAGCTGGGCCTGCCCGACTGGGTGCTGTTCCATGAGCACTCCTTCTCCGAGGACAACTGCCTGCGCACCGCCACCCACATCAAACCTGAGGA ATTCATTCAAATGGCGCCCCAGTATTTCTTCTACAACCTGCCGCCCAGCGAGAGCAAAGACATCCTGCAGAACATTTTGAACCATTCTCATTACCGAGAGGAGAAACCTTCACCCTCCCAGGAGACGCCGCAAGaggaccagaccagtgaccgcTGTGTTGTACAGTGA